In Mycolicibacterium aubagnense, the DNA window TGTCGCGGTTACGCCATACCGAGTCCGGGGTGTACGCCGCGGCCACCAGCTCGGGATTGCGGGTGTTCCACGCATCCTCGGCCGCTTGCACCTTCACCAGTGCCGTCACTTCATCAAACGGCGGGAACGGCGGTCGGGACTCTGGGGTGCCGGACATGGGCGAACCTCTCGTCAATGGGATACGGCCGGACAGAACTGCCCGGCCCGGCCGTCCTTCACAACCCTAGGAGGCCCTCTGACATTTCCGCGGGCTCACACAGCGCCGGTAATTGTTAGTTCGCCTACACGTCACCCCAGCTGCGTTGACAGTCGTCAGCGGCGCCGAGAAGGATCGACAATATGTCCGCCAAGACCGAAGAGCAGGTATTCACCGAAATCGAGAGCCGCCTCACGGCCAAGTTTGCGGACCTGCCCCCGGCTCGAGTGACAACCGTCATCGCAGGCGCACGCGACCAGTTCGCCGACAGCACGATTCGGGACTTCGTCCCGCTCCTGGTGGAACGTCGCGCCGAGGAGGAGTTGGCCAGGCTGCTGGCCGGTGAGGCCACCCGCTAGCCCGGCCCACGCGCCTCGTCGCTGAGTTTGCTAGCCTCGCAACGGGTTCCAGCACCACCCGATTGCCCCTCGAGACCTTTCTGTGAGGACTTTGAGGCGATTGACGGCGATTGAAACGGTGCGGTCACGGTCGCGGCTCAGTCCCATGTCGAGCGCGCATCCGATTGAGAACATGTCTTGAACCGGCCTCCCGCGGTGCCCTACGGTTCAGCTGCGCAAATTTTCGGCGCTGTAATTTAAGGGCACATTCAAGGAGACGCCGGTGATGATCAGCTTTGGTCGAATCGCTGTGAAAGTAGTTGCCAGCGCTGGGGTGTGCGCGACCGCCGTGGCCGTGAGCCCGAGCGCCGCGGCAGTCCCACTGAAGACTGGCGGATATTCATGCGACGCGGGAGCCGTGGCACCTGCAGCTGGGGCACCCGCCGCCGCTGCAGCTGCGGCTGCCGCACCCTGCGCAGCACCAGCCGTCGAGTCCTCGGGCATCATCGGCCCCCTGGCGGCCGCCCCGGTCGTCCCGGCCGCGGTCCCGCCGGTTCCCGCCGTCGTCCCACCCGTCCCGGCTGCGGTGCCTCCGGTCGTGCCTCCCATCCCGGCGGGCCTGCCCATCGGTGCACCCATCCCGATTGCCGCGGCGCCCGCAGCGATCCCGATGGACATGGGTGGCATCACGGAAGGCAAGGAAGCCCGGACCCTGCGGCCCGTCGACGCCGGCGGCCCGACCCCCAACCAACCGACCCAGCCGGGCCCACAGAACTGAGTCATCCAGCTGCACAACCGCTTTCACTGAAGCACCCGAGCCCACACGGCTCGGGTGCTTCATGCGTCTGATCGCGTTGAACAGTTTGACCCTGCACTGAAGGTCCGCCGCCCGTTGACCCTGCACTGAGGGCGCAGTCGTGCGAGTGGCGACCACCATGGACTCAGACTCAACCGAACCGCACGGCCACTACCCCATCGACCCTGTACTCACGGCGCAGTCGTGCGAGTGGCAACCACCGAAGGCGCGCAGCGTCCCAAGCGGGAAGCCGAATTAGCCTGCGGTGCAGCCTAAGGCTCGACGATGACGGGGTCGCCGACGTTGACGGTATTGAAGTACCACTCGGCTTCGGCCGGCAGCAGGCTGATACAGCCATGGCTGACATTCTCGAAGCCCATCGACTCCACGGCCCAGGGCGCCGAGTGCACGTACAGGCCGCGGCTCGAGATGCGGACCGCGTACTCGACCTCGGTCAGGTAGCCGTCGGGGTCATTGACAGGAATGCCCACGCTGCTCGAATCCATGGTCACCGTGCGGTCTTTCGCCAACACGGTGTAACGACCGAGAGGGGTTTCGTACGGCGGCCGGCCCATCGAAGCGAGCATCACACCGGGCTCCCCCAGATGCGGAAGATGATGTGGCGCCGGCATATCCGGCGGAGTCTGACCGTCGATTGTCACGGTGAACGTGTGGTCCGCCACGTGGGCGGTCCCGATAACGGCCGGCCCTGTGGTGAAGGCCATCGGCTGACCCCCGACGGTCAGCTTGATGGTGCTGTG includes these proteins:
- a CDS encoding three-helix bundle dimerization domain-containing protein, whose protein sequence is MSAKTEEQVFTEIESRLTAKFADLPPARVTTVIAGARDQFADSTIRDFVPLLVERRAEEELARLLAGEATR
- a CDS encoding L,D-transpeptidase, which encodes MRVLVHGVLAVVVVATTTTGGALGIETAGIRLPLGSIIESTQPTQGLPVGVAHPVVVTFKRPITNRAAAEMALDVTSTPAMSGKFEWLDNKVVQWVPEGFWPAHSTIKLTVGGQPMAFTTGPAVIGTAHVADHTFTVTIDGQTPPDMPAPHHLPHLGEPGVMLASMGRPPYETPLGRYTVLAKDRTVTMDSSSVGIPVNDPDGYLTEVEYAVRISSRGLYVHSAPWAVESMGFENVSHGCISLLPAEAEWYFNTVNVGDPVIVEP